From the Corythoichthys intestinalis isolate RoL2023-P3 chromosome 13, ASM3026506v1, whole genome shotgun sequence genome, one window contains:
- the pah gene encoding phenylalanine-4-hydroxylase yields MDAAYKRINGDHGQDDEPERPEKGKRRGSMYLEEETSKKSEVVSCIFSLKEEVGALARALRLFEEKGINLMHIESRPSRISKEQYEFFISVDPGCSEALDEVIDGLRTQISGQVHELSRNKQKDTVPWFPNDIQDLDRFANQILSYGSELDADHPGFTDPVYRTRRKEFADIAYNYRHGQPIPRVEYTEDEKATWGTVFKELKTLYPTHACREHNRVFPLLEKYCGYRQDNIPQLEDVSRFLQSCTGFRLRPVAGLLSSRDFLAGLAFRVFHSTQYIRHGSQPTYTPEPDICHELLGHVPLFADSSFAQFSQEIGLASLGAPDEYIEKLATVYWFTVEFGLCKQGSEIRAFGAGLLSSFGELQYCLTEKPKLLPFDPEKTSVQKYPITEYQPIYFVAESFEDAKDRVRKFAGTIPRPFTVRYNPYTQSVEVLDNTQQLGNLADSIKSEMGKLCEALQKLG; encoded by the exons ATGGACGCGGCTTACAAGAGGATCAACGGCGACCACGGGCAGGATGACGAGCCGGAGCGGCCAGAAAAAGGA AAGCGGCGCGGCTCCATGTACCTGGAAGAGGAGACCAGCAAGAAGAGCGAGGTGGTCTCCTGCATCTTCTCCTTAAAGGAGGAAGTGGGCGCCTTGGCCCGAGCGCTCAGACTTTTTGAG GAGAAGGGCATCAACCTGATGCACATCGAGTCGCGTCCCTCGCGCATCAGTAAGGAGCAGTACGAGTTCTTCATCAGCGTGGACCCCGGCTGCTCCGAGGCCCTGGACGAGGTCATCGACGGCCTGCGCACGCAGATAAGCGGCCAGGTGCACGAGCTGTCCCGcaacaaacagaaggacaccg tgccttggtTCCCCAACGACATTCAGGACTTGGACCGCTTTGCCAACCAGATCCTCAGTTACGGCTCGGAGCTGGATGCCGATCACCCG GGCTTCACTGACCCAGTGTACCGGACTCGCAGGAAGGAGTTCGCCGACATCGCCTACAACTACAGACA TGGCCAACCCATCCCTCGGGTGGAGTACACAGAGGATGAAAAGGCAACATGGGGAACCGTATTCAAAGAGCTAAAAACCCTTTACCCGACTCACGCCTGCCGTGAGCACAACCGAGTCTTCCCCTTGCTGGAGAAGTACTGCGGCTACAGGCAGGACAACATCCCGCAGCTGGAAGATGTTTCCCGGTTCCTGCAGT CCTGTACCGGTTTCCGGCTTCGCCCCGTGGCCGGCTTGCTCTCTTCCCGCGACTTCCTCGCCGGCCTCGCCTTCCGCGTCTTCCATTCCACGCAGTACATCCGCCACGGCTCCCAGCCGACATACACGCCCGAGCC CGATATCTGCCACGAGCTCCTGGGGCATGTCCCGCTCTTTGCCGATTCCAGTTTTGCCCAGTTTTCCCAG GAGATCGGTCTTGCTTCTCTTGGCGCACCGGATGAGTACATAGAAAAGCTAGCGACA GTCTACTGGTTCACCGTGGAGTTCGGGCTGTGCAAGCAGGGCTCTGAGATCAGAGCGTTCGGAGCAGGCTTGCTGTCATCATTCGGAGAGCTGCAG TACTGCTTGACAGAAAAGCCAAAACTGCTTCCCTTTGACCCCGAAAAGACCAGCGTTCAGAAATACCCGATCACCGAGTACCAGCCCATCTACTTTGTGGCCGAGAGCTTTGAAGATGCAAAAGACAGAGTCAG GAAGTTTGCCGGCACCATCCCCCGACCCTTCACTGTGCGCTACAACCCGTACACCCAGAGCGTGGAGGTGCTGGACAACACCCAGCAGCTCGGCAACCTGGCCGACAGCATCAAGA GCGAAATGGGGAAATTGTGCGAAGCCCTACAGAAATTGGGGTGA
- the th2 gene encoding tyrosine hydroxylase 2: MKTESSGGGQPAHFSGRRHSLIEDARRERSIVGSAEPYRGGEVQVFEEKEGRLTVNLLFTLSSEKNAGFFKMGKIFETFNAKLLHVESRPGRRSKNSTSDLEFFVKCELHNSDLDVFVNSLKRVVDNVRSVPEEKVPWFPRQIKELDRCNLLITKFNPDMDKDHPGYTDQEYRKRRAYISELSYRYKQGDRLPVVEYTAEETATWREVYKKLRGIYPKLACRQFLDGLQQLERECGYGEERIPQLRDISAFLKEKTGFQLRPVAGLLSARDFLASLAFRVFQCTQYIRHASSPMHSPEPDCCHELLGHIPMLADKEFAQFSQEIGLASLGASQEDIEKLSTLYWFTVEFGLCKQNGTVKAYGAGLLSSYGELVYALSNEPEYKAFDPEETAKQPYQDQSYQPVYFVSESFEDAKVKLRKYSKTIKRPFALRYEPLTCSVEVLDLPRKIQNALWQTQDDLKMLQGALEKLSSS, from the exons ATGAAAACGGAGAGCAGCGGCGGGGGCCAGCCGGCACATTTCAGCGGACGGAGGCACAGTTTGATCGAGGATGCCCGGCGGGAGCGCAGCATCGTGGGTTCGGCGGAGCCCTACCGTGGGGGTGAAGTGCAAGTTTTTGAGGAGAAAGAGGGCCGGCTGACCGTCAACTTACTGTTCACCCTTAGCAGCGAGAAGAACGCGGGGTTCTTTAAGATGGGCAAAATATTTGAG ACATTCAACGCCAAACTCCTCCACGTCGAGAGCCGGCCAGGCAGGAGGTCCAAGAATAGCACGTCGGACTTGGAGTTCTTCGTAAAGTGTGAGTTGCACAACTCTGACCTGGACGTCTTTGTCAACTCGCTGAAGAGGGTAGTGGATAACGTTAGGTCCGTCCCGGAGGAAAAAG TGCCCTGGTTCCCTCGACAGATAAAGGAGCTGGATAGATGCAACTTGTTGATAACCAAATTCAATCCTGACATGGACAAGGACCACCCT GGCTACACGGACCAAGAATACAGGAAGCGACGCGCCTACATTTCGGAGCTGTCCTACAGATACAAACA AGGCGACCGACTGCCTGTGGTGGAGTACACAGCTGAAGAAACAGCCACATG GAGGGAGGTGTACAAGAAGCTTAGGGGTATTTACCCCAAACTGGCCTGCCGGCAGTTCCTGGACGGCCTGCAGCAGCTGGAGCGCGAGTGCGGCTACGGCGAGGAGCGCATCCCTCAGCTCAGGGACATTTCTGCCTTCCTCAAAG AGAAAACTGGCTTCCAGCTGCGTCCCGTCGCCGGCCTGCTGTCCGCTAGGGACTTCCTCGCCAGTTTGGCCTTCAGAGTGTTTCAGTGCACGCAGTACATCCGTCACGCGTCGTCGCCCATGCACTCCCCTGAGCC GGACTGCTGCCACGAGCTGCTCGGTCACATCCCCATGCTAGCGGACAAAGAATTTGCCCAGTTTTCCCAG GAGATTGGACTGGCTTCACTTGGAGCGTCACAAGAAGACATTGAGAAATTATCTACG CTCTACTGGTTCACCGTTGAGTTCGGCCTCTGCAAACAGAATGGAACAGTGAAAGCGTACGGTGCGGGACTACTATCATCCTATGGAGAACTTGTG TACGCCTTGTCCAACGAGCCAGAGTACAAGGCGTTCGACCCGGAGGAGACGGCCAAACAGCCGTACCAAGACCAAAGCTACCAGCCGGTTTATTTTGTTTCTGAAAGCTTTGAGGACGCCAAGGTTAAACTAAG GAAGTACTCTAAAACCATAAAGCGGCCCTTTGCGTTGCGATATGAGCCTCTCACCTGCAGCGTGGAAGTTCTGGATCTGCCCAGAAAGATCCAAAATGCTTTGTGGCAGACGCAGGACGACCTCAAAATGTTGCAGGGCGCCTTGGAGAAACTGAGCTCCTCCTGA
- the nup37 gene encoding nucleoporin Nup37 isoform X2, which yields MSFGKTVGGGGDASRCPSYTVPCDNYVHAVEFSPFASGTPASLLAYSCNQYVVVATCLFQEEDMNVEGVEFNVVRAFLHELPVDALAWSPESHLDRIPMIRVCTAAPDGKIRLLTSDLQDRLEVKEMEGHGGYVNHLVFEPSEGKQIASVGDDHTCRVWDLDGNESATFRLCSPGISVCWHPEEIFQLMVAEKKGTVRFYDLVSQQAILSLDCGQSPLSAADWCLANTVKVGAVAGGDWIIWDITRSSYPQEKRPAHRDKAQQFKWSRVQENLFATTGCLGKVNSQLLIHHLGHPQPVTVGSVTVGSGLSWHRTLPLCVMGGDRKLCFWMTEM from the exons ATGAGCTTTGGCAAGACGGTGGGCGGAGGGGGCGACGCCAGCAGATGTCCCAGCTACACGGTACCGTGCGACAACTACGTCCACGCGGTGGAGTTCAGTCCCTTCGCTTCCGGCACGCCCGCCTCTCTGCTGGCCTACAGCTGCAACCAGTACGTGGTGGTGGCCACCTGCCTATTCCAG GAGGAGGACATGAACGTGGAGGGAGTGGAGTTCAACGTTGTCCGTGCGTTTCTTCACGAACTGCCAGTGGATGCGCTCGCCTGGAGCCCAGAGTCCCATCTGGACCGGATTCCCATGATCAG AGTTTGCACGGCGGCCCCCGACGGTAAAATTAGACTGTTGACGTCGGACCTTCAGGATCGACTCGAGGTCAAG GAGATGGAGGGCCACGGCGGCTACGTTAATCATTTGGTGTTCGAGCCCAGCGAAGGGAAGCAAATCGCTTCCGTTGGAGATGACCACACATGCAg GGTGTGGGACCTGGACGGCAATGAAAGCGCCACGTTCCGACTCTGTTCTCCTGGCATCAGCGTGTGCTGGCACCCGGAGGAAATCTTCCAG CTGATGGTGGCGGAGAAGAAGGGCACTGTCCGTTTCTACGATTTAGTGAGCCAGCAGGCCATCCTGTCGCTGGACTGCGGTCAGTCGCCGCTAAGCGCCGCCGACTGGTGCCTGGCCAACACCGTCAAAGTGGGCGCGGTGGCGGGCGGCGACTGGATCATCTGGGACATCACCCGCTCCAG CTACCCGCAAGAAAAAAGGCCGGCGCACAGAGATAAAGCCCAGCAGTTCAA gtGGTCCCGAGTCCAAGAAAATCTTTTCGCCACCACCGGATGTCTCGGGAAGGTCAACAGTCAGCTTTTGATCCACCATCTTGGCCACCCGCAA CCCGTGACGGTGGGCTCGGTGACGGTGGGTTCGGGCCTGAGCTGGCACCGCACGCTCCCGCTGTGCGTGATGGGAGGCGACCGAAAACTTTGCTTCTGGATGACGGAGATGTAG
- the nup37 gene encoding nucleoporin Nup37 isoform X1 — translation MSQLHGTVRQLRPRGGVQSLRFRHARLSAGLQLQPVRGGGHLPIPGESSAPSDDIRRCRFNFENEEDMNVEGVEFNVVRAFLHELPVDALAWSPESHLDRIPMIRVCTAAPDGKIRLLTSDLQDRLEVKEMEGHGGYVNHLVFEPSEGKQIASVGDDHTCRVWDLDGNESATFRLCSPGISVCWHPEEIFQLMVAEKKGTVRFYDLVSQQAILSLDCGQSPLSAADWCLANTVKVGAVAGGDWIIWDITRSSYPQEKRPAHRDKAQQFKWSRVQENLFATTGCLGKVNSQLLIHHLGHPQPVTVGSVTVGSGLSWHRTLPLCVMGGDRKLCFWMTEM, via the exons ATGTCCCAGCTACACGGTACCGTGCGACAACTACGTCCACGCGGTGGAGTTCAGTCCCTTCGCTTCCGGCACGCCCGCCTCTCTGCTGGCCTACAGCTGCAACCAGTACGTGGTGGTGGCCACCTGCCTATTCCAGGCGAGTCATCGGCACCGAGCGACGATATTCGTCGTTGTCGGTTTAATTTCGAAAAC GAGGAGGACATGAACGTGGAGGGAGTGGAGTTCAACGTTGTCCGTGCGTTTCTTCACGAACTGCCAGTGGATGCGCTCGCCTGGAGCCCAGAGTCCCATCTGGACCGGATTCCCATGATCAG AGTTTGCACGGCGGCCCCCGACGGTAAAATTAGACTGTTGACGTCGGACCTTCAGGATCGACTCGAGGTCAAG GAGATGGAGGGCCACGGCGGCTACGTTAATCATTTGGTGTTCGAGCCCAGCGAAGGGAAGCAAATCGCTTCCGTTGGAGATGACCACACATGCAg GGTGTGGGACCTGGACGGCAATGAAAGCGCCACGTTCCGACTCTGTTCTCCTGGCATCAGCGTGTGCTGGCACCCGGAGGAAATCTTCCAG CTGATGGTGGCGGAGAAGAAGGGCACTGTCCGTTTCTACGATTTAGTGAGCCAGCAGGCCATCCTGTCGCTGGACTGCGGTCAGTCGCCGCTAAGCGCCGCCGACTGGTGCCTGGCCAACACCGTCAAAGTGGGCGCGGTGGCGGGCGGCGACTGGATCATCTGGGACATCACCCGCTCCAG CTACCCGCAAGAAAAAAGGCCGGCGCACAGAGATAAAGCCCAGCAGTTCAA gtGGTCCCGAGTCCAAGAAAATCTTTTCGCCACCACCGGATGTCTCGGGAAGGTCAACAGTCAGCTTTTGATCCACCATCTTGGCCACCCGCAA CCCGTGACGGTGGGCTCGGTGACGGTGGGTTCGGGCCTGAGCTGGCACCGCACGCTCCCGCTGTGCGTGATGGGAGGCGACCGAAAACTTTGCTTCTGGATGACGGAGATGTAG